The region GATGTCGGTCGCGCCATCGGTGGCGTCCGGGCTGTTCGGCACGTCGAGCACGCCGGCCTGCCGCACGTCGCCGTCGAGGTTGCTCACCACGATCCACGTGATGCCGGCCGCGACCAGCACGACGGCCGCCGCGGCGGCCACCACGCCCCGGCCGAGGGTCCGCCACCGCCTGGGCCGCCGGCCCTCGACCAGTTCGGTGACCTCCTCGGGCGGGTCGGCGGCCGGCTCCGGCGCGATCACCCGGCCGAGGGTGGCCTCCTCGTCGCGGCGCGGCCCGAACCCGAACGACCTGGTCGGACCCGGGTCGTCGGGCCCCACCAGGACGGTGGCGGCGGACGCCGAATCCGTCGTCTCGGCGGGATCGCCGCCGGCTGCCGAATCGGCGGTCTCGGCGGGGTCCGCGCCGGCCGGGGTGGCTGCGGTGCCCGGCGTGGCGGTGCCGGCTGGGGTGGCCGGGGTGGCGGTGTCCGCTTCGAGGGCTGCGGCGGCCAGGGCGTCGCGGAAGTCGGCGGCCGAGGCGTGGCGTTGCGCGGGGTCGGTCGCCAGGGCTTTGAGCAGCACCGCCGTCACGGCCTCGGGCACGCCCGGCAGCGCCGGCACCGGCTCGTCGTGCAGGCGGATGATCTCCGGCAGGCTCGGCACGCCCGCCTCGGGGAACCTCGGCGGCCGGCCGGTGATCAGCGCGTGCAGGGTGGCGGCCAGGGCGTACACGTCCGCCTGCGCGGTGGGCTTCTCCTGCCGGAACGCCTCCGGCGGCGCGTACGCGGGGGTGAGCGCGGTGAGGCTGGCAGAGGACTCGCGGCCGGGTTCGGCCAGCGCGGCCAGCCCGAAATCGGCCAAGCCGTACATGCTGTACCGGTTGACCAGGATGTTCGCCGGTTTGATGTCGCGGTGCAGGACGCCGACCTCGTGGGCGGCGGTCAGCGCGTCGGCGATCTTCACACCCAGCGCGCACGCCTCGGCGACGGGCAGCGGTCCGGCGTCCTGGAGCCGGTCGAACAGCGAACCGCCCGTGCACAGCTCCATGACCAGGTACGGCCGGCCGTCGGGGAGCACGCCGGCGTCGTAGAGGTCCACCACGTGCGGGTGCCCGGACAGCCGGCCGGCGGCGCGGGCCTCGCGCAGGAACCGCCGCCGGTCGTCCTCGTCGAGCACCACGCGGCTGTCCACCTTGATCGCGACCTCGCGGTCCACGGTGACCTGCACCGCCCGGTAGACCACGCCGAAGCCTCCCCGGCCCACCACGTCGACGATCGAGTACCCGGGCACCTGGGGATGCGACGTCTGCACGGCGGGCAGTCTAATCTCGTTGCACAGTCCGTTCTTTTGCGGTTTTCCCGGTGCTTCGGGCGTCGTGGTCCGGCCGGTGCCGGAGGTGCCGCACGCCGCCGCCGGGCGGCGCGATCCGCTGTCGTGATCCAGCATGGGGTGCCCGACGAGGGGCGCTCGGGCGGGCTGACGCGGGAGGGTGCGTGCTGGAGTTCGTCGCGGTCGTGGTGCTGGCGCTGGTGGTGATCGCGGCCGCCGCCGTGGTCGCGCCCCGGCTGGGGGTCGCGGCTCCGCTGGTCCTGGTCCTGGTCGGCATCGCGGTGGCGGTGGCCCCCGTGCTCGAAGGTGTCGAGGTCGACCCGGAGTGGGTGCTCCAGGGGTTGTTGCCGCCGTTGCTCTACTCCTCCGCCGTGTCGATGCCCGCGATGAGCTTCCGCCGCGAGTTCCGGGCCATCAGCGGGTTGTCGGTGCTGCTGGTGGTGGCCAGCGCGCTGGTGCTGGGGGCGCTGTTCGCCTGGCTCGTGCCGGGTCTCGGGTTCGTGTGGGGCGTCGCGCTGGGCGCGATCATCAGCCCCACCGACGCGGTGGCGACCTCGATCATCAAGGGGACCGGCCTGCCGCGCCGCGCGCTGGTCCTGCTCGACGGGGAGAGCCTGCTCAACGACGCCACCGCGCTGGTGCTGCTGCGCACGGCGGTGGTGGCCACGGCGGCGGCGTTCTCGTTCTGGGACGCGGTGGGCACCTTCGCCTACGCCATCGCGGTCGCCGTCGCGATCGGGTTCGTGGTCGGGCGGGTGAACCTGGCGGTGCGCCGGCGGGTGGCGGACGCGACGGTGAACACGATCCTGTCGTTCACGGTGCCGTTCGCGGCCGCCGTCCCGGCCGAGCTGCTCGACAGTTCCGGGCTGGTGGCCGCCGTGGTGGCCGGGTTGGTCACCGGGTCGCGGGCGCCCCGGGTGCTGCCGCCGCGGCACCGGATGTCCGACGCGCAGAACTGGGCGACCGTCGAACTCGTCTTGGAGGGGGCGGTCTTCCTCGGAATGGGGCTCCAGCTGTCCGCGGTGCTGGGCGAGGTGCAGCGCGAGCACACCGGGATCGGGCCCGCGATCGGGATCGCGGCGTGCGCGCTCGCCGTGACGCTGCTGGTGCGCGCCGCCTACGTCGCACCGCTGCTGTGGGCGTTGCGGCGGCGCGCGGCGCAGTGGCGGGCCCGCCAGCCGCGCCTGGCCGCCGTGGGCGAGCGCATCGAATCCGGTGACCTGGTGGGCAAGCGGCGGCGGGGGATCCGCCGCCGCGAGCTCACCGAGCGCGACCTGCAACGCTTCGCCACCCGGGTCCGCCGCTCGCTCGCCGACATCGACTACCTGCTCAAGCAGCCGCTCGGGGCCCGGGAGGGCGTGGTCGTGGTGTGGGCGGGGATGCGCGGCGCGGTCACCGTCGCCGCCGCCCAGACCCTTCCCGCCGACACCCCGCACCGGCCCCTGCTCGTGTTCGTCGCCTTCTCCGTCGCCACCTTGTCGTTGCTGGTGCAGGGCGGCACGGTCGGCCCGCTCGTGCAGCGGCTGTTCCCGGCCGAAGTGGACGAGCGGGACGCGCGTGAGCAGGCCGACGAACGGGAGCAGATCCTGGCGCTGGTGCGCGCCGCCGCCGCCGACACCCCGCGCCCGGAAGGCTTGTCGGACAAGGAACACCTCCTCGCCGTGCTCGACGCGCAGCGCGAGGCGCTGCTGGACGCCCGCGACGACGGCACGTTCGACGCCGACGCGCTGTCGAGCGCCCTGCGCGCCGTCGACGCGGAGCAGATCACGATCGAGCTGCGCGGCGGCCCCACCGGCTGACCGGCCGTGGCCCGTCAGCCGGTCAGCGCGGGGCCCGTCAGCCGGTGGCGTCGATCGCGGCTTTCCGCTCGGCGTGGGCGGGCTGTTCCAGTGCCGCGCCCTCGACGTCCAGTTCGGGCAGCCACCGCAGCCACTGGGGCAGCCACCACGCCTTCTCGCCGAGCAGCGCGAGCGCCGCGGGCACCAGGACCATGCGGACCACGAAGGCGTCCACCAGGATGCCGATCGCCAGCGCGAAGGCGATGGACTTGATGGTCGGCTCACCGAACGGGACGAAGCCCGCGAACACCGAGAACATGATCAGCGCGGCGGCCACGACCACCGGTGCGGCCTGGCGGAAGCCGGTGGTGATGGACTCGTGCGGCGCCGCGCCGTGGTGGTGCGCCTCGTGCATCCGGGACACCAGGAAGATCTGGTAGTCCATGGCCAGCCCGAACAGGATCCCGATGACCAGGATCGGGGTGAGGCTGATCAGCGGGCCGGTGGTGTCGAGGTTGACCGCACCGGTCAGCCACCCCCACTGGAAGACCGCGACGGTCGCGCCGAGCGAGGCCCCGATGGTCAGCAGGAAGCCCAGCACGCCGATCAGCGGCACCAGCAGCGACCGGAACACCAGCACCAGCAGGATCAGCGCCAGGCCGACGACCAGCGCGAGGTAGACCGGCAGCGCCTCGTCCAACGCCACCGCCACGTCGACGCTGACGGCCGTCGCACCGGTCACGTAGGCGGTCGCGCCCTGAGTGTCGGCCAAACGTTCGCGCAGGTCGGCGACCAGCCGTTCGGTGGCCTCGCTGGTCGGCCCGGACTCGGGAATCACGGTGAGCAGCGCGGCGCTGCCGTCCGGCTTGGGCGCGGGCGGGGCGACCACGGCCACGTCGTCCACGTCGGCGAACTCCTTGGCGGCCTCGGTCGCGGCCGGCACCGACCCGGCTCCCTCGAACAGGACCAGCAGCGGGCCGTTGAAGCCCTCGC is a window of Saccharothrix espanaensis DSM 44229 DNA encoding:
- a CDS encoding protein kinase domain-containing protein; translated protein: MQTSHPQVPGYSIVDVVGRGGFGVVYRAVQVTVDREVAIKVDSRVVLDEDDRRRFLREARAAGRLSGHPHVVDLYDAGVLPDGRPYLVMELCTGGSLFDRLQDAGPLPVAEACALGVKIADALTAAHEVGVLHRDIKPANILVNRYSMYGLADFGLAALAEPGRESSASLTALTPAYAPPEAFRQEKPTAQADVYALAATLHALITGRPPRFPEAGVPSLPEIIRLHDEPVPALPGVPEAVTAVLLKALATDPAQRHASAADFRDALAAAALEADTATPATPAGTATPGTAATPAGADPAETADSAAGGDPAETTDSASAATVLVGPDDPGPTRSFGFGPRRDEEATLGRVIAPEPAADPPEEVTELVEGRRPRRWRTLGRGVVAAAAAVVLVAAGITWIVVSNLDGDVRQAGVLDVPNSPDATDGATDILLVGSDSRTDTNGTPLSDDVLRQLRTEQSPGSNTDTVLLVRVPDDGRRTVVVSIPRDVRVTMPAGGTGPLRKVFDSARTAPGREGDLAGRKALVQTVQELTGVRVDRFAEVNLHGFVLVSQAIGGVDVCLNAAVRDAGSGADFPAGHQSVSGADALSFLRQRNGLPRGELDHIARQQAFLGGLADKLLTARTLADPAAVADLVTALRKSMVIDESWDLLGFAAHLRDLTAADVRFGTIPVGTPVAAEDGVLPVDGQRVRTHVADLLTPPAEVATPATGRPDARCVN
- a CDS encoding cation:proton antiporter, producing MLEFVAVVVLALVVIAAAAVVAPRLGVAAPLVLVLVGIAVAVAPVLEGVEVDPEWVLQGLLPPLLYSSAVSMPAMSFRREFRAISGLSVLLVVASALVLGALFAWLVPGLGFVWGVALGAIISPTDAVATSIIKGTGLPRRALVLLDGESLLNDATALVLLRTAVVATAAAFSFWDAVGTFAYAIAVAVAIGFVVGRVNLAVRRRVADATVNTILSFTVPFAAAVPAELLDSSGLVAAVVAGLVTGSRAPRVLPPRHRMSDAQNWATVELVLEGAVFLGMGLQLSAVLGEVQREHTGIGPAIGIAACALAVTLLVRAAYVAPLLWALRRRAAQWRARQPRLAAVGERIESGDLVGKRRRGIRRRELTERDLQRFATRVRRSLADIDYLLKQPLGAREGVVVVWAGMRGAVTVAAAQTLPADTPHRPLLVFVAFSVATLSLLVQGGTVGPLVQRLFPAEVDERDAREQADEREQILALVRAAAADTPRPEGLSDKEHLLAVLDAQREALLDARDDGTFDADALSSALRAVDAEQITIELRGGPTG